The Streptococcus sp. 29896 genome includes a region encoding these proteins:
- a CDS encoding phosphoglycerate mutase, with translation MVKLVFARHGESEWNKANLFTGWADVDLSDKGTQQAIDAGLLIKEAGIEFDLAFTSVLKRAIKTTNLALESADQLWVPVEKSWRLNERHYGGLTGKNKAEAAEQFGDEQVHIWRRSYDVLPPDMAKDDEHSAHTDRRYAHLDSAVIPDAENLKVTLERALPFWEDKIAPALKDGKNVFVGAHGNSIRALVKHIKGLSDDEIMDVEIPNFPPLVFELDENLNIVKEYYL, from the coding sequence ATGGTAAAATTGGTTTTTGCTCGCCACGGTGAGTCTGAATGGAACAAAGCTAACCTTTTCACTGGTTGGGCTGATGTTGATTTGTCTGACAAAGGTACTCAACAAGCAATCGACGCTGGTCTTTTGATCAAAGAAGCTGGTATCGAGTTTGACCTTGCTTTCACATCAGTATTGAAACGTGCGATTAAAACAACTAACTTGGCACTTGAGTCTGCGGACCAATTGTGGGTACCAGTTGAAAAATCATGGCGTTTGAACGAGCGTCACTACGGTGGTTTGACAGGTAAAAACAAGGCAGAAGCTGCAGAACAATTCGGTGATGAGCAAGTTCACATCTGGCGTCGTTCATACGATGTATTGCCTCCAGATATGGCAAAAGACGATGAGCACTCAGCACATACTGACCGTCGTTATGCTCACCTTGACTCAGCAGTTATTCCAGATGCTGAAAACTTGAAAGTAACGCTTGAGCGCGCTCTTCCATTCTGGGAAGATAAAATTGCTCCAGCTTTGAAAGACGGCAAAAACGTATTCGTAGGTGCACACGGTAACTCAATCCGTGCCCTTGTAAAACACATCAAAGGCTTGTCTGATGACGAAATCATGGATGTGGAAATTCCAAACTTCCCACCACTTGTTTTCGAATTGGATGAAAACTTGAACATTGTAAAAGAATATTACCTATAA